ACAGTGACGCAGGATTGAGGAATGATGCTGAGAGCCAGACCAGCTCCAGTTCTGATGGGCAGAACCCGACCAGAACTGTCCATCCACAACACAAAGTCTGGAGACAAAAAGACGGTAATCATTTCACAACATTCAGATTATAATGCCTGAAAAACCATATCATTTAGTGTGTAGTACCTGTGTAGTATCCCGGAGGGAGTACTTCGTCCTGTTTGTAGTTCTGTTCTCCAACCAGCTGCCGTAGAGCCTCAGCCACCAGACCTTTATAACTGACAGGACACAAACTGATCAGAGCCAGTGACAAGTGGCCCAGTCAAAGTTCAGAATCAGTCACACTCAGCCTGAAGAACTAGTCCTGACAAATCAGAACTGGCTAGTAGTAGCAGAGCCAGAATCTTGAGTCAGAACCAGTTAAAACTGCCCCAAACCAAGTAGAATGACTAAAGACAGTCAGAGTACACCAGCTGTAACTATCAGATATAACTAGAAAAAGCAGTCAGATGTCAAAACCAGTGAAAACTGCCATACCAGAACCAGTCACAAAGGGTCAGATGCCATAAAATGAAGTACAAGCCAAAGGTCACAACTAGTCAGAAGTGATCATGACCAGTTAGGACTGGTCAGACCCAGTTGAGTATTAGAGAGGATAATTCCTGCTGATGCAGATCAAGTTCTGCTGAAATTAAGCACTGAGAAGAAGCTGAATATACTGAATCTGAGTGATACCTATCAAGATATTTTCTACATTAAAAAGGCCTCAAACGAAACACCAGCAGGCGTATACTAtatattacaattacaatcagTCATGTGCAGACACTTctatccaaagtgacgtacatatgaatccacctccaccttctgaGCTGCAGCcgccatatatatatatatatatatatttaatcgcagtttgcactccagacaacacggaacgtttgtaagtgaacgagttcctggtccaccgatcacactgatgcacaagatGCGTCAGAGCTAGGGGGCctttctcaataccaagtacgccaagttcggacttacgaacttggcagttcggactgAGCAAGTTGGACCTGcgagtacagtctctccaggacgggaggacgcaggacggtcattctgcaatagggacggcagcgtacttgatgacgtcaccatcgcagctcgtctgccggttatctccgaaaactttggagcaaattttaaactacgcgctatcgtgatgaatcgaccacagattttaagttttaacatccactttctcacataaaataatcttaaaaccacattccgtactactaaaacagtagtatttcgaaacttgtaactttacagttgtgagtcctctcctccgctatcgttgctacgaaatgcattctgggatacgtagctgccccaagtccaagataagagcgtggttttgtgcaaattgtgtaaaaaagaatttgcctacCACCGAAGCACATCAAGCCTAcggtaccacctgaatgcaaagcatgttgcagcgagcacagaaaccTCCGGAGCTGTTAGTGCGAGCAGTCCTGGTCCGAGTACGAGCAAGCGGCGCCggcaacccacactggagcaaatgaagcaaaatgtggcttcttgtggcaaatattgttataccattaaactgcgattaattgagattaattaatcacaaagcctctaattaattagattaatgTTTTTAAACGAGTCCCACCCCTacattattatacattatacatactctgtgtgtgtctgtctgtctgtgtgtgtgtgtgtgtctgtgtctgtgtttctgtgtgtgtgtgtgtgtgtgtgtgtgtacagttgtGTTACCTGTACTTGCGGTTGACCTCATCGGCAGTCAGGGCGTGATCAAACATCAGGACCTTGTGGGCGTCCTGCAGTCGTGGTCCGGTGTACTCATGGTACTCaagctccacagcagcatccAGCAGAGACAGGTACCGCCGGACAATCAAAGCATACGGACTGTCTGAAAttgatgacaaagaaaaacaaaacaaaacacatcattaGTTATTTTCAGAATATTTAAAAACTACTGGAATCCGGTCCCAAGATAACATCAGCAAATTTGTCCAGTGAATCAGACTCTACAGTACTGGAGCTTTACTGGTTGCATTGAGTTTAACTGGCTGAAACATACTGGTGACATTgctgatgaaggcagaggagaagactCGGTGCAGCACCAGGCCGGGGAAATGTCCCAGCTGGAACAGGGACATGAGGATGTTGACGGTGGCGAGTGGCGAGCTGAGCGCCTTCAGCTCTACCACTTCCTCCAACCGAGAGAAGAACTGCTGATCGTTGGACGGACGGTAACTCATCCTGCTGAATGGGAACACCAGCTTCTGGATcacctgaggacacacaaacacacttgcagaGTCCTGTGGATGTATACTGAAGACCATATGACCACCTCTCCAATCCTCACCTTACTGTCCAGGTACTCTGCCTTCTTCACCAGGAAGTCTGCGATGGTGTCAAGCAGTCGAGTCTCTCTGAGTCGATGGCGAGCAATGTATTTGGCAATCAAAGCCATCGTGTATGGAGTGATGCTGTCCACCTTCTTTGGCAGCTCCTCTGTTTGAGAGCAACACACAACAGGTCACATGGTCAGTACAGTCAGCATGGTCTCACAGTCTGTTCCCTTTCAAGTAGTGTTTCCCATAGAGCTGTCCTCCATCATTGGGTTCAGATCTAAGGTTGTTACACGAGGAGGAACACAAACTGACTGGGAGACCTCAACATAACAATGGGTCAGCAGGACAACAGCCAGTTTACAGTTGGATCCAGTTTCCAGGTGACAAAACACCTGGATTCACTTGGCTCTGACTCGGACAAATCTCTGACTGAACTTCTCCTTGCATCTTCTTATTAGCAATGATGAAAACATTCCAGTCGCAGCTCCTCATCTGTACCAACTGTCACTTTCACCAGTTAAagtagtggcacggtggcacagtggcaacactgtcgcctcacagcaagaaggtcccgggttcgaatctcgctgcgggcactgggtgtgtcctccaccatgcttcggtgcctgctgctcgaggagggcctttctgtgtggagtttgcatgttctccccgtgttcacctggggtatcctctgtaaaaatatacccccactaaaaacatgcaagaagatcaccacctgaccaatggtgacagaagAATGAGTCCCCGGTACacccgggcgccggtctggctgcccaccgctcctggtctgccgcggaggaaggacgaccaggatgggtcaaaggcggaagacaaatttcacctccgtgtgctgtgtgcatgtgtgtgtgacaataaaggggaatgtctccccctgattcttcttcttcttcttattcttcttaaaatgacaaacgtcaccagcagcagatcacAGCTGTGAATGATTACTATTAATGAAGCCTGCGTGGTGTGTGGCAGGTGGTGAAAACCCAAGCAAACCTTACCTgccaggctgctgatgaaccTCTCCTGTCTGTTCTGGTAGAACAGGTGAGAGCTGAAGATCAACTCCAGACTCTTGTTGCTCGCCTCCCGAGCGCATGCCGCCAACATCTCATCCAACAGCGCCATCTCCTGGTCACGAACACCACTGACACTTGCCAGGGTGTGTTTGACCAGACGCAAGATCTTCCTGAAAGACGGAGAAGGAGATGAGTTATAAACATACAGAGatcaaaccaaaaccaaagccCTTAAGAATCCTCTCAATTAACCCTAAATTTCCCCTAAAACAAACATCTTAGTCTAAATCAATTTTTGGTAACTACTGATCTTTCATTTGTTACTTCTACAGTATAAAACATCCTAAATTCTACCAAACACCCTGGAAGCCATTTCAGACTTTCACATCAACTGAcaaatttattttattaaagtTTAAATTAAGGGATGGCTGTATTGATTTTGGTGGGAGTTCATGAGTTTTTACCCTTTAAAATTGATTGAAAAAGACCTAAAAATGTTTCAGTATAATACAGTCCATTAATTATTCTCTTCCTATCCCATTAAAATACCTCACGGACAGCATTGTTTCTGTGTAAATTAATGTAATAAGGTACATTTTAAGGTCTTCTGTCTCATACAGTGCATGAAATGAACATCAGGGTGTATGAACTGACCATTTTATTAAGCAGTATTTCCTCACCTGTTGGCGAGCAGTTGTTCAGGGTTTGGTGTGTTGTTATTGTTAGCGGTGGCAGCATTAGCGccccctgcagcagcagcgggttcctgcagctgcagtgaacgCCACTTGAGTCTGTAGtatgagagcagcaggaagagcGTCTGTGGGTGGCGCTCTCTCTCCAGGTTCTTCTCCAAGCCGGCCAGGCAGGCCTCAGTCAGAGGGTGCTGGCTACCAGGGTGCAGCTTCATGCTGGAGCTGAACACCATGGACACGTCCTTCTGGTTAAACTGGTTCAGTCGGGACTTAGACTCTGCCTCCAACACCTGGACCACCTGAGAGTCACTGGGAAGACCTAAAGAGACCCCACACATCACAAACATCAGACCACCTCAGATCAGGCCTGATGAAAGACACTCAGAGTCTGTGAGGATGCTTTCTACTGGACCAGCTGTCAGCACTGAGAGACACCTATAGAGCCAAGTCAGTCAAACCCTCAGAGACCAGCTGATCGAATAATTGTTGCAGTATCTATCTCCAGCTGCTTCCCGCGTGCAAAGTTAATGAGATCGACTCACCGAGTGCTGCCACAGCATACAGACAGTTGACGATGCTGAAGTTGTCAAACTTGGCACAGTCGCTGACGATGGCGTTGCAAAGCGTCTGAAAGTCCTGATGTTCCAGGATCTGACGTCTGTCACCCCCCTCTggtcctccccctcctgccGCCTCGGTATCCGTGTCGTCCCCTGCGCCTCGTGGTGGCGGCGTGGCCTGTAGCAGCTGTCCGATCTTTTGCAGAGCAACAGGGTAGTGGTTGTGGGAGATCTTGGCTGGGTTCTGGGTGACCCAACGCAGTACCTCATCTGGACGCCGCGAGCGCTCAATCAGACGCTTCATGGTGAAAAACGTGTCATAGCTCATCTTCTCGTGGATGAAGTTCCATGTCTTCTTCTTGCTGCCGGCCACGGCAGCCCCTCCAGCCGGAGCACCCCCTCCATATGAATGGTAATGGGTGTGGTGCTGGTAGTGGGGAGGGAGTGGGGGCGGGGCCAGGTGGGTGGGCTGTGGGTGGGGATGAGGATGtgggtggtagtggtggtggaaGTGTGCTCCTCGATGGCCATCGGGGCGGCCCTGGTACAGTGGGTAGGCAGGGGGAGGCGGGGCGGCGTGTGGGTGGTGTGGGATGTGGGCGTGAGGGGGGTGGGGTGCCTCGAGCATGGCCAGCCCCGCCCTTCGCCCCTGTTTAACCccaccacctccccctccccctcccccccctcctcctccccccgcGGTGCTGTAGAGGCGGGTGGCATACATAGTGACAGACTGAGCAGCAGGGCGGGGGgggcagggagggaggcggTGAGCTCGGCTCAGGAGGCGCCACCCAGTGGACAAACAGAGCATAGTCCAACAGCCAGGCTGCCTGGAGGCAACAGCACACCAGTcctacagagaaaaagaggaggaggaagaagaaagtaTTAAAAGAATTGTCCAATAAATAACCTGACTCTGACCAGAGTTCAAACGTCCACCTGCTAACAGCTCTAACGCTCACTGACCAACTGAAcctgtgtgtttggactgaCTAACAGTTACAGCTTTGGTCGGTTGATTGTTGGAGTCTCCTCATTGGCTCGTTACGTTCAAGGCGAGTAGGCGTGGATGTTAGTTACATACTGTAACTCCATATTCTATGAGTCTGTCCAGTACcgccagcacaaacacacttcagaaGAGCTCAGTAACCTGCCCATACCACACCAATGTGTCACAGTTCAtcatacgcacacacagagacagcgCAGTACTGATGTTCACCACGAGGGAATGAAAGAGGGAAATGTAAAACCTGCTGTGAGAAATGGAGACGATTGTTACCAACTGTACcactccagcagagggcagctcTCCATGCACCTTTAAAGCACCTCAGATAACAATCAATCAACTACCAATATGGCATTGGTAGTTTTTCTCTTGCtcagctgtttttgctttttctaaTACATGCTGgtgtaacaacttaatttcccaggtgggggatcaataaagtcttaccAGTCTGACCACACGCTCACTACAGAGCGAGTCACAGAAAACCACAGACATCTGCAGATAGTAATTATTACTTAATACATTACTAGAATAGTTTGAATAAGTTCTCTTTCAAACTGAACATCTGAAGATATGATAACCATGTCATGTCATCTGCTTCATTTTAATTCTGGGGTCGTCCAGTTCATACAGCGCAAGGCTTAACTTTAAACAGTTGTGGAGTTACTGGCCAAAACACACTTACCTTGACTGACCTTGGGAGCCTCGTGCTGCTTCACATGCTCACCTTCTGGTGGACAGGTGTCATTTCTGGTGTCTGATGTGTGTGCGCCATTTTCACTTCCATAATTGTTACGGTGTATGCTGCTGTACCGCTTATACAAATGGAAGtgttaaaaagaaataaagaaatcagACTACAAATGGGTTCCCAGCACCACTGTTTCTGGGGACCAGGGGCTTGGATCCCTAATTACTGGGACCACCACATAAAACTGCAGATTAACAGTTAATACCCAGGAATTCATCTTGCAGACTCTACCAGTGACCATTCACGGTCCAGCCACATGTTAGGTTTCCTCTAGTCTTCATCAGAGCTCCACTAGGTTCATGTCAGGACATGTGGGACAGGTCATACAGGACCATCTAACCACCACAGTGCTATGAGCTAGGGATGGGCGATAAAACGATAACGATATGTCTTGcgatagacacgtaatcaatatcaataaaaaatgcatttgataaaacattcgataattttttttcttcattagaagaaaccagaagttgcgaagcaaggttggttgcatgaacaaaggcactcgctctctGGTAACCTAGCAACGTAGGGAGTAATCActgatcagtgggagtgacacgctaacagcAAATCATGTAATGGTATCATTTCCGATGCGCTATCtcgttgtctcgtgtttgattcttcgcgaggagtgagatgagaaatagaaagtgagcgctgcagcgagcgaagaaattgtcgataaaacagggaaagtcagctcgccagtatggcagttttttggattttgtaagtcggaccgtagtcagaccaatgtggtctgtaaagtatgcaagactgTTGTCCCCACCAAGACCagttaataccacaaacttgttttactaccttagccgcgctcacccttCTGAGCGCAGCTGTATTCGCCAACGCCAATttatctcctggtccttattttaaataggtcataaaaaatatcGATAATTATCGATATCGACCGATACAAAACACTTATATCAtgatacagttttcagtcaTATCGCCCAGTCCTACTATGAGCCATGACACATGGGCTG
The Chaetodon auriga isolate fChaAug3 chromosome 12, fChaAug3.hap1, whole genome shotgun sequence genome window above contains:
- the fastk gene encoding fas-activated serine/threonine kinase produces the protein MLCLSTGWRLLSRAHRLPPCPPRPAAQSVTMYATRLYSTAGGGGGGGGGGGGGGVKQGRRAGLAMLEAPHPPHAHIPHHPHAAPPPPAYPLYQGRPDGHRGAHFHHHYHPHPHPHPQPTHLAPPPLPPHYQHHTHYHSYGGGAPAGGAAVAGSKKKTWNFIHEKMSYDTFFTMKRLIERSRRPDEVLRWVTQNPAKISHNHYPVALQKIGQLLQATPPPRGAGDDTDTEAAGGGGPEGGDRRQILEHQDFQTLCNAIVSDCAKFDNFSIVNCLYAVAALGLPSDSQVVQVLEAESKSRLNQFNQKDVSMVFSSSMKLHPGSQHPLTEACLAGLEKNLERERHPQTLFLLLSYYRLKWRSLQLQEPAAAAGGANAATANNNNTPNPEQLLANRKILRLVKHTLASVSGVRDQEMALLDEMLAACAREASNKSLELIFSSHLFYQNRQERFISSLAEELPKKVDSITPYTMALIAKYIARHRLRETRLLDTIADFLVKKAEYLDSKVIQKLVFPFSRMSYRPSNDQQFFSRLEEVVELKALSSPLATVNILMSLFQLGHFPGLVLHRVFSSAFISNVTNSPYALIVRRYLSLLDAAVELEYHEYTGPRLQDAHKVLMFDHALTADEVNRKYSYKGLVAEALRQLVGEQNYKQDEVLPPGYYTDFVLWMDSSGRVLPIRTGAGLALSIIPQSCVTVASKPADGAVAVVTTEFQKFSPFAALEEGAEQPCQVGEAMGASMEPRSFLPHHIRSTPGATAASGPQRPGTNSVPLDYGPYYVPAPEYYSSLAKEHSLESQDSSTLSSPPSDGLAQPGAQGPAGATAPDSLFQFSIGKILEDEAGTGGQGTDCELPGFYEGVTYSEDSGADRGPPSPPQLQPPNRPDADSPQTDQRQLRRVIMSVNDKWHYCHNSEVLVGSRAMRDRHLRLLGYIILQLPYHELEKLNGIEEVKQYLHKKLLDAPL